In Salvia miltiorrhiza cultivar Shanhuang (shh) chromosome 4, IMPLAD_Smil_shh, whole genome shotgun sequence, the DNA window TcacaatattttatataattattttccaTTACTTGTAATTatattaaacataaattaaaataacattaaataataaaCTAAGAACACAAATTGCATCAATCTCAATACAAAATATAAATCCAATTCAAAAAGGGCTATaaactttatttaatttaataaagcaaattaataaataaagaagaaaacaaatgataattaaaaagaataaaaaaattaaaaaatttaaaaaaatacttcattcgtccacaaaaaatagccattttttgtcattttgggatgtccacaaaaactaGTCCATTtccaattttagaaaatatcTATCCATGGTAGACTCTattctccactcataatacaattaattatcattataaatactattctctccgtccacgaaataacttcctaggaggaagtgacacgagttttacgaaaaaaattgttgagtgtgttgagagtgaaaaaaaaaagattgttgAGTGCATTTTGAGTGGTGAAAAAGGTGATAAttaatagggttaattgcatataaattactaaattttcaacaaattctcattttgcacatgaactttaaatctttattaaaattactcaactattaaaTTATTCTCAGTTTGCATATTTGCCCATTTTTCATCGTGGTGACATGACATAAATATACTCGTTTGGCATGAATATGCTTGCGTAACATAAATATGATCATatggaaaaataaaattgacaTTGTAATGTATAGTTAGATGGAAATGACGTCATTTAAGACCCAAAATTTAGTTGAAAATGAAcgaatatgcaaaatgagaataaattaatagttgagtaattttaataaagattttaaagctCAAgtacaaaatgagaatttgttgaaagttcaataatatatacgtaattaaccctaattaatattgagagttgtgaaaaaagtgaaaagtattAGTAATTATAAATGGtagggtatagtccaaaaataagcaTGAAGTTTTTTTGttgacgtcccaaaaaggaaagataggacgCTCTTTCGtgaacggatgaagtatttttttaagtGAGACCATTATCCACTCACAAAacaataatcatttttattaaaatccgtgttgtttacctttaaaattatttttggtgCGCCTAAAAAAACTATTTTTGGTAGATGGAGAGagtaactaataaaaatatcaaaaaagtAAGGAAAATGCAAATGAATGTGGAGGTTTTCGTCGGCCAGTTACCGCCTATGGGCGATCtaccaagaaaaaaaaagagtggaatttttattttatttttctataaaattttgaCGTGGCGGCCGACCACTATCTCATTTGGGCGCTACTAGGGACGGTCTTAGAGGGTCGGAGGaagtataatttttatattttaaattaaatatttatataaaatatatattataattatttaaatttcacaattttaaaaaaggaaaagaaagacaaagaaaaaaaaatatgtatttatacataagcctttaatttttaatataattataaaattatcatttaatcttaaaattaatttaaaattaaaattttgactttGTAAATGACAAACTCCCATTTTGATGTCAAAAGAAAAATGTGATACCAAAAGATAAGAATCTCACTGATATTGTGTTTTAGGCTATCAAATTCAATCCACATAATTATACattgttataaactagagagaaacgagagaatagagaatagaATATCTATTGAGCGTATTCAATATGAGGGccaaaggcctctatttatacaagtatgaagctagggttttaggaagatttcttggtcaacacacataagatatatctagaagatatatttacaacacttccccttgattgaccaatccctataacaaaaatgttgcctcattaaaaccttgctaggaaaatccaatgggacaaaacctagtcgaaggaaaaagagtacaactgcttcccctgaaTTTGAAttcattgaatatctttgagttgacgcatgccgatctcgtgtaccaactttctgaatgtcgatgtcggtaatgccttggtgaataagtccgccagattatcacttgagcgaatttgttgaaGTTCGATATCACCATCCCTTCTaaaggtcgtgtgtgtagaagagcttgggagaaatatgcttcgtcctatcgcctttgatgtatccttccttgagttgcaCGATGCAAGCAacattgtcttcatataaaatagttggtttggcctttgatgaagctaacccggccgcacgactcttggatatgactcgtcacatttctcaaccatacacattcttgacttgtttcgtggattgcagttatttcagaatgatttgaggatgttgcagtcaaggtttgcttcacagacttccatgatatagcagttccacTACATGTGAAAACATATCCAGTTTGTGTCTTAacttcatgtggatcggataaaaatcctgcatccgaatatcccactagagtattatcagaattttcttgataatataatccaaggttAATGGTACCCTTTAGAGAACGTAGAATGTgtttaacaccattccaatgtctcaaagtgggtgcaacgctaaatcttgctagaaaatttacagaaaaaaaaactatatccGGTTTAGTATTATTAGCCAAATAAGTCAACACTCCAATTGCACTTATatatggtacttcaggaccaagtatcgtttcatcctcttcaattggtcgaaatggatatTTCTTAGTATAATGAcatctaacgaccattggtgatgttaatgaatgtgcattatccatgtaaaagcgttttaacactttttctgtatatgtggattgatagataaacgttcctccacggatacgttccatttgcaaaccaagacaaaactttgtctttcccaaatctttcatctcaattctttcttcaaatattcagcagttttattgagctcttcagaagtcccaattaaatttaaatcattaaCATAAAttgctatgattgcaaatccactttcggttttcttaatgaaacCACAAGGGCATATATCTTTATTCTTGTATtcttctttcaaaagatactcgctcagtctattaTACCACATATGACTAGACTGTTTCaaccatacaacgatttttgcagtttaattgaatacatgcttttgAGTTTTGACTGCAATTCTTCAGGCATTGTAAATCCTTtaggaattttcatatatatgtcattatctaatgacccatatagataagcagttactaaagcctttgtgacacagccagactaatcaaaaatctaaaagtaataGCGTCCATTATTGGAGAgtatatttactcataatcaattcctgatttttgtgagaaaccttgtgctacgagtcttGCTTTATATCTCGTaactttatttttctaatttctctttctaacaaagatCCATTTGTATTAAACATGGATTTTAAATTCCGGAGTTAGCGCTATATATCCAAATACTTTCCGATcatcacaggaatttaattctctttctatagcttcttttcactttggccaatcaagtctctgtttgcattctgcaacagattttagttgaggatcctcatttaaaacatgaagagctatatgaaaggcaaatatatcatcaacaatgatattttctctctctagtgtctgatgtaaataatttattgagatctcatgattttcagatacttgtaattcttcaggAATTACATCGCTTTCATTTGGTTGATTAGTCATTTCGTCAGtgtttggtttccatcttgcccctttctttttctaagcatagaatctttggaaccagTCGACCACGTTTTTGAGGAATTTtagactcatttgctgccaaagctatttgtccttcagggacatcaattttagttggagtatttgcagcatgtatgtgagattgtgtcacttttcttgtatctacaaaagcatcaggaatttgatttgcaattttttgcaaatgaatgatcttttcaatttcttgttcacattgatttgttctagaatcaaaatgtgataagtttttctcatttcaagagagttccttgtgcttttctggatgtagatttgTTCCTCATAATGTTGAAAATGTCATTTCGtcaaaatgacaatctgcaaaacgtgcagtaaataaatcacctaTTAAAGGTTCTATATACTTTATAACCGagggtgaatcaaatccaacatatatcctAAGTCTTTGTTGGAgacccatttttgttcgttgtggggGTGCAATTAGGACTTAAACCGTGCAACCAAAAGTTAgtaagtgagaaacatcaggttctcggcaaaaaataatttgcatttggggagtattcatgattggctgatggccttagtcgaactaatgttgcagcatgtaatatggcatgaccccaagcAGTAGTTGGGgattttgatttcataagtattggtctagcaataatttgaagGCGTTTAATAAACGATTCtgctaaaccattttgagtatggaccTGAGCGACTAaatgttcaatctcaattccaatagccatacaatagtttTCAAATGCTTGAGACATAAACTCACtagcattatcaagacgaattcttttaattgaattgtctgtgaattgagctcttaattttatgatttgagcaagtagtctagcaaatattgcatttctagtagaaagcaaacatacatgtgaccatctataaaaggcatcaattaataccataaaatatcGAAAAGGTCCAtaaggtggatgtataggtccataaatgtctcctttaattctttctaagaaagatggagattcggtattatccttcgtatatgaaggtctaatgactaacttgccttgcgcacGAGCATCACATGGGAATTCATTTGTAGAAAGAaccttttgatttttatgttgtgcccatatgaattattgattatttagCGCATCATAGTTgctccaggatgtccaaacctatcatgccaaaTTAAGCTTAAAGCTTTTGAGTCATTGAATTCGTGTTTatgacatggtttgtctcaattgcttttatgaatgtataatacattccagaaggcaatgatgctaatttttcttttgtcagcttatagcctgaaacaaaagaatttatgcaaaGATATTCATTTCTACCTTCCACACAATTGTctcgatgtggtatccattattacggacattcttgaaacttagtaagttccttttaaacttactagagtacaggacattttcaatatctaatttagtatcatttggcaaaatgatacaagctcttccggagccttcaatgatgtttgatgcacctgatattgtgttaacattattctcatctaatgtcaacttaaggaaatacttcttcttttgaagaataatatgtgtaGTTATTCaccaagacaaatatcacaagatttcatatgatgttagtgtttagatgttcatgccttgttaaaaacctctccgtaaaaatcccatgggaaaaattcggtagaggaaaagagtacaagatatatatatttactcatatattacactagttgcctcgttaaaaaccttaactaagaaaacctcataggaaaaaacttagtaagggaaaaagagtataaCCATTCGGCCTTTAGGGCCATTTGACCTTCAAGGTTTAGTTTTCGAGAGCATGTAATATATATTTCTCTTCAAGAGCATGTAacattcttcaggaatattacttgtgctactttaatagcatcaatttaaaatcttgaatgtaatattattCAGGAACACTACTTGTGCTCAAGATCTAATTTTCGAAAGCATGTAATATGAATTGCTCTTCAaaagcatgtaatattctttaggaatattacttgtgctactttaatagcatcaatttaagatcttgaatgtaatattcttcatgaatactacttgtgctatttaaataaaatcaattaatttcAAGATTATTTTGGAAAAATagactgtatatatatatagtatatcagACTATAACATGTCAAACTTCGAAATAAGAGCACAAAAAATACTGAATTTGGCATAGAAATTGATATATACCAATAAACTTTACATTAAAcaaattgatttgatttatttaaatgaaTATCAATTCATCATAttaaaagaaattttaaaagaatgaatttgataaaatataaaagtaattgataatctaatcaatttttttgaTCATATACAAGCAATTAAGTAATCTTTGTACACAAACGCTTAAGACCTCCATAGATTtaataatattcaattcaattgATTAAGTAAAAGAAATCAATTAAAAAGAGCTTATTTTATGATTCATGCGCGTATTTATATGGATTGacataaaattagaaaattaatatgagaatatatatattcaagCAATAGGTTATGGAGACAAAGCAATTAATCGAAACAATTTCGATAATCATATGTAAAAGCAATTCAAAATATCCATTGGTTAAACAATATCCAATTTGATTGGTAAgtaatcaaaatttaaattaatcagACGAGCAATACGATTTGTAAAGCAATTAAAATGGGCGAATTTTATGATTGAATCCATCTCAACAAATGAATATGTTATCAATTACTCCATGTGCGTGAAAGTAAGTGAAGGAATCCATCACCCATGGAAATCGCCCTTTTCTATAAGCCAACAAGCCCGATGCAGGTAACAATAATGGTGGTTAGAGTGAGATAATCAACTTTAAGGAGATTAATCACAATACATGCACTCACTTCAATTTGGATCAACACATTCAACATAATTaatgaaaaacaattaaaatcgTTGATTGAATCAATTCACAAATCGATGTatatgaagaaaatatatattgatgTGTTCGAGCGttcggaaaaaaaattaataattcaaataaCACACTTATAATCGACAATTATATGAATTACCTTATCGGAAAGACACGGTTCTTTCCTAGGGCATACCTTCAATATTTACTCAATTGATTAGAGACTCGTGttgataacgtgttataaactagagagaatagagaagagaatatcTATTGAGCGTATTCAATATGAGGGccaaaggcctctatttatacaagtcggaagctagggttttaggaAGATTttttggtcaacacacataagatatatctagaagatatatttacaacatacATCTATTTTTTACATGTTACTACTATTCTACTCGAGTTTGGAGTCAGATCATGACATGGTGTGGTTTGAATGGAAACATTAGAAATTTGGAAGATGATAAGTGTACATGCAGACGCAACATGGGTAGGAATGGCAATGGGCCGAATCTGTACTGGATTCTGTttgatccagatccagatccataatTTTCTACTTAGATTCAAATTCGGTCCAGATCCAtttgaatataaaaaaatggaatcCAGGTCCAGATCTATAAGATCCACAGGGTCTTGGATCCAGACCCGAATCCATTTCATTTTCACTTCTAAAATAAGTTCTAAACTAATTAaacatcaaataaaaatcataataactgtCTAAAGTTCCAacaatcatttttttaaaaaaaacactaCATCAAAATCCACAAAGCCTTCAGCCACGCCATTGgattttcttccttttctttcgAAGTCTCAGTGGTTTTGTCATCTCCAAATTGAAGCTCAACAAAGCCTTCAGCCACGCCATTAATTGATGTTTGAGAGTAAACCGCTTCAATGTTTGAATTTATAGATTGTTTTTCCATTTTTCTACAAAGACAAAAATGATCACCAAAATTGAGTAACAATTAATAACATTTTTCACAAACTGACACGAATTCAACAATAATTCAATAAAGGAATTCAAACTGACTCAAATTCAGCAACAATTCAACAAATGAATTCAACTGACTCTAATTTAACAATAATTACATATTAACAAAATTGCACAATTGCGAAATTGCAAACTGACTCGGCAATAACCTATAGCTTCTCTAAAGGAATTCAAACAATAATTTAATCTGACAtggaataatttaatttaacatcccaATTCACCAATAATTTAATCCAACATGGAACAAATAGAATATTTTTAATGAGACTTGGAATCAAATCAATTACGGAATGCAAAACTTTATGCACAAATTTGTTTAGCGGaatcaaatcaatcaacaacatattATTTAGTTTCACGTTGAGGGGAGCTTGAGAGCTTCAGCGTCAGTGGATTGGAGAGCTTCACGTTGCGGTGGTTGGCATTACCTTCATGCTGCCGGCGCCGATGGGTGAGAGAGCGGCTCAGGCGGTAGACTGGAGATGAACGGTACTAGAGCAGCTTGTGGCGGACGTAATAGCAATAGTTAGAAATTCAGAATAACATCAATATTTAGAGTttgatagaaataaaaaataaaaataatatattatatatacttatacaTATCCGGTTCAATGGGTGGGATCTGAGTTTTAAATCTATTATtactccagatccggatccagaaATTTAAAGAGTGCTCTAGAtccgatccagatccgtcgggtctaATTTTGACAAGGTTCAAATCCGGAAAAAAGTGTCCGGATCCGCGAATTTGGACCGAGTCccggatccattgccatccctaaacGTTGATCAAAGACAGGGAAAAAATTGATGTATCGTGTTGTTGTTGCTACTATAGTGTATCACATCCGACTTAGAAGGAATGTAAGAAAATTTCAACAAACAACAAGAGCGGATGAAGTATTGATACGCATTTGTCAAGTTCAAATTGCTACTCGTTATAATAGGAATGATAAATTTAGAAGAATGCTACAAAGTTGAGCTCTAGAGTAGTTGGTGAGATTAATGTTTGTAACATTACTTATTTTATCATGTAAATGGTAATAAAAAtctttactaaaaaaaaaaaacgtgatACTAAGAATCTTACTGATATTGtgtttaggattttttattgCTCAATTAACTGAAATTTACCTCCTTAGTAAATTATTTTCTCGCATAGGCTACATAGTAATTACATTAGCCGAACTCGAACTCAATAAAGAATACATAAGTACTACTGTTTAGTGATTaccttttttttaatgagaatTTCTTCTTAatgaaaattacaaaaaattctgaccaaaaaaaaaaaaaaaatctgaaaacaGGCGGAATTGAACATAATACCTTTCCGGAATGAGAATATTTGGGTGCTTTGTCAAACAAATTCTCACTATCACTGATTACTAATTACAAGTTACAacaatcttttttttctttttttctttttttgaagaGGCAAGTTTGCACAAGTTATTCCCTTATTTTTTGGGTAAGGAATAGCAAATGCAATTAAATGCATTAGGCCTTTTTAGAAATTACGTTGTTCTTAATAAACCCTCACATCACACTCACGGGTCCCGGCACCCTCACAGTCACAGCTCCGCCGCCCGCCATGgccaccatcgccgcctctTCCGCTTCCATCAACCAGCCATCCTCCGTCGTTTTATCACACCAGAACTCCTCGCTTCCAAGAACCCGGCCATTCAGATTCACCACCATTCCCCGCACTCTCTTCTTCTACATCATCGAAAACGCCCATGGCAATTTCCGGAAACACATCCGTTTCCTCCGTCAATTCATCGTATCCGAAAACGCCAACCAGGCCAATCATCGTTATTGATAATTACGACAGCTTCACGTATAATCTCTGCCAAGTCAgtttattttctctttaattattttatagatTCATGATTCTTAATTACATTGCATAAGATATAATAATGtttcgattttttatttttatttttatttttcactacTCATTTCGTGTTTTCGGCAGTATATGGGAGAgctaggttgtgaattcgaagtTTACAGAAATGATGAGCTCACTGTTGATGAGCTTAGAgagtaagtttttttttttcctcttcgtTTTTTTGGTGCAATATTTAATCTCCAGCAACCTAcatcatttattttaatgaaaaataaaataaaataaaaattacagtGTTTGATCATTTTGGGGAAAAATGTGATGACCATTCCAGCTTAGTTGATAGCAGAAGCACAAGTTTTGATTTTGTGGAGTTAGTTAGGTGTTGCTTTTGCTATTTGTTAGATGTTTCCTGCATTGTTACTTGTTACATTAACAGAGCATTTAGATGCGCGTTCGAGTTATGTTCGTTTTCATCGTGTCCTGAGATGTTATCAAGCTAACACTGTCTACTTGCACTCTAGAGAGTAATTGGATTCATAatcaaaactgaaaagaaataTTGTTCCATTTTTTTATTGTCATTTTCCCCCCATCAAATCTTGTTTTGTTTGTGTAAAGTGCATTTAGCTATTTGGTTAGGTTAAATTATTTGTGGATTGCAATGTAGGTTAGTCTACATTATTTGTTTGTTGAAATGAGCCAATTACGTTCTACTAGAGAAAATGCTAATCGATTATGGATGTTGATATAGTTAATAACAGTttattatttgttgttacaGGAAAAATCCAAGAGGTATATTAATATCGCCTGGACCTGGTAAGAATTTTATTTGGCTTAAGTTTCTTCTTTGTTAATATCTTATTATCATCTAGTTATATCATATAAGTATACTTCACTTAAAAAATTTAGGTACACCGCAAGATTCAGGAATATCATTACAAACGGTGCTGGAGCTTGGACCTACTGTGCCATTGTTTGGTGTGTGCATGGGGTTGCAATGCATTGGGGAAGCTTTTGGAGGTAACTTTGTATTTCCCAATATGAAATTGTACGTGTCCATATTCTCCTATGGACTATAAATAGGAAAAATGACTGTAGGTGGTCCTTAAGGGAGAGAAAATTAGATATTTGTTAGCTGGGGTTTTATGAGATAAAATATGTAAGTTTCCTAAGATAACATGTCACATATGTGTTCTCTTGAGCTTGAATATATGATGATGGATTTCAATGAACACGTGTATAACTCTATTTGATAACTTTAGTAGTTGAGTGATATATCTTTTGTTCGTATATGGATACTTAAAGATATCGATGCTTGACCTTTCTCTTTCTCAAGAACCAACCATTTGTCGGAGacaatttttttcaaacaaAACGACTGGTCTGAGAATAAGCCAGGGGCAGGTATCTTCCCATTGGATGATGGTTCCCATTTAAGCCCAATTATTAATTTCTCTTTAATATTCTCGAAGCGAACCTAGCAAATGCTTTTAGTGTTTAGCAACATGTGGTAATATCTTTTAGCTAACATCATATTTGCTGGGTATCCCTTGTTTTCATATGTGCTTCTACAGTTCTACATTTGGTCATACT includes these proteins:
- the LOC131022345 gene encoding LOW QUALITY PROTEIN: anthranilate synthase beta subunit 1, chloroplastic-like (The sequence of the model RefSeq protein was modified relative to this genomic sequence to represent the inferred CDS: inserted 2 bases in 1 codon) — encoded protein: MATIAASSASINQPSSVVLSHQNSSLPRTRPFRFTTIXPALSSSTSSKTPMAISGNTSVSSVNSSYPKTPTRPIIVIDNYDSFTYNLCQYMGELGCEFEVYRNDELTVDELREKNPRGILISPGPGTPQDSGISLQTVLELGPTVPLFGVCMGLQCIGEAFGGKIVRSPYGVVHGKSSPVYYNEGQEDGLFAGLSNPFTAGRYHSLVIERDSFPSDALEITAWTEDGLVMAARHKVHRHLQGVQFHPESIISTEGKTIVHNFIKLIKRKEAESQK